The following proteins are co-located in the Bubalus bubalis isolate 160015118507 breed Murrah chromosome 21, NDDB_SH_1, whole genome shotgun sequence genome:
- the TRH gene encoding LOW QUALITY PROTEIN: thyrotropin releasing hormone (The sequence of the model RefSeq protein was modified relative to this genomic sequence to represent the inferred CDS: deleted 1 base in 1 codon), which translates to MALCQVELEVPLKGAEQVTKRLELVNQQAEQSSLPLMASLPGVVCSVSLCASIRLHLRVCPVRISVRFSQHLCLCPLTGCSPRHQTFEAGCRNHPAPASHSAARASSSSSSARRPRRPCAHAPDFRRSRQAGGPAGGVPTGPAAVSVPSRRPRPLRADLTRAAASRRYKQRPRGEEGNRRPGSYQRSSTPDPPTPDPESPDRSPGSRTGPRSSCRADAKMPSPWFLLAMALTLTLTGVPGGRAQLDVAQQEADLSEQQGLEDLLRQAERLLLLREDLQRLREDQDDSVSESQIFQPDWFSKRQHPGKREEEEADEGVEGEEEEGGAAGLRKRQHPGRRDDVAAWAVDAGQQKRQHPGRRASWLGYAVTKRQHPGRRLVDPRAQRSWEEAGEDEDEGQELMSEKRQHPGKRALGSPCGPRGPCGQASLLLGLLDDLSRGQGAEEKRQHPGRRAAWASEPLEE; encoded by the exons TCTCCCTGGCGTGGTCTGCTCTGTATCTCTCTGTGCATCTATCCGTCTCCATCTCCGCGTCTGTCCTGTGCGCATCTCTGTGCGATTCTCTCAGCATCTCTGCCTTTGTCCCCTAACCGGCTGTTCTCCTAGACATCAGACCTTCGAAGCTGGATGCAGAAACCACCCCGCTCCAGCATCCCATTCTGCGGCTCgtgcctcctcctccagctcctccgcccgccgcccccgccgcccctgC GCCCACGCCCCAGATTTCCGGCggagcaggcaggcaggcgggcCAGCGGGCGGGGTACCCACGGGGCCCGCTGCCGTCAGCGTCCCTTCCCGGCGGCCGCGACCCCTCCGCGCTGACCTCACCCGCGCCGCCGCCTCGCGCAGATATAAGCAGCGGCCCCGCGGCGAGGAGGGCAACCGGCGCCCCGGGTCCTACCAGCGCTCCTCGACTCCTGACCCGCCGACCCCAGACCCCGAATCTCCGGATCGGAGCCCAGGATCCCGGACCGGTCCGCGGAGCTCGTGCCGGGCAG ACGCCAAGATGCCTAGCCCTTGGTTTCTGCTAGCCATGGCtttgaccctgaccctgaccggTGTCCCTGGAGGCCGCGCACAGCTGGATGTGGCCCAGCAGGAGGCGGACCTGTCTGAGCAACAGGGCCTGGAAGACCTCCTGCGCCAGGCGGagcgcctcctcctcctccgggaAGACCTCCAGCGACTGCGAGAAGACCAGGATGACAGCGTATCTG AGTCTCAGATCTTTCAACCCGATTGGTTCTCCAAGCGTCAGCATCCTGgcaaaagggaggaggaggaggcagatgagggagtggaaggagaagaggaagaaggaggggcTGCAGGACTCCGCAAACGGCAGCACCCCGGCCGGAGGGACGACGTGGCAGCATGGGCGGTGGACGCGGGTCAGCAGAAGCGGCAGCATCCCGGCCGGCGTGCCTCCTGGCTTGGGTACGCTGTCACCAAGAGGCAGCACCCAGGCAGACGGCTGGTGGACCCCAGGGCCCAAAggagctgggaggaggcaggagaggacgAGGATGAGGGTCAAGAGCTGATGTCTGAGAAACGCCAGCATCCTGGAAAGAGGGCCCTGGGGAGCCCGTGCGGACCCCGGGGACCCTGTGGCCAAGCCAGCCTTCTGCTGGGCCTCCTTGATGACCTTAGCCGGGGGCAGGGGGCTGAAGAGAAGCGGCAGCACCCTGGGCGGCGAGCGGCCTGGGCCAGCGAGCCCCTGGAGGAGTGA